Proteins encoded together in one Aeromonas encheleia window:
- a CDS encoding YbaB/EbfC family nucleoid-associated protein, protein MFGKGGMGNLMKQAQQMQERMQKMQEQLAQMEVVGEAGAGMVKVTMAGSHSVRRIEIDPSLMEDDKEMIEDLVAAAVNDAVRRVEEQNKSKMGELTGGMQLPPGFKMPF, encoded by the coding sequence ATGTTTGGTAAAGGTGGAATGGGTAACCTGATGAAACAGGCCCAACAGATGCAAGAGCGCATGCAGAAGATGCAAGAGCAGCTTGCCCAGATGGAAGTAGTCGGTGAAGCCGGTGCTGGCATGGTCAAGGTCACCATGGCCGGCAGCCACAGCGTGCGCCGCATCGAGATCGATCCGAGTCTGATGGAAGATGACAAGGAGATGATCGAGGATCTGGTCGCCGCCGCCGTGAACGATGCCGTTCGCCGGGTGGAAGAGCAGAACAAGAGCAAGATGGGCGAGCTGACCGGTGGCATGCAACTGCCCCCGGGCTTCAAGATGCCGTTCTAA